From Bombyx mori chromosome 3, ASM3026992v2, the proteins below share one genomic window:
- the LOC101741123 gene encoding pancreatic lipase-related protein 2, with protein sequence MPVSPSVCKLASFFIGIAEIWYMSAPVGECDHCCPRDDSTDIQYQLFTRLNPTRYQVIPVGLQNGLGVTSFNFSNPTVLYLMGFSESTRGVSTTTLRNAYLNSGHYNFIAVDWSRLIVFPWYVTAVRNTRYMGKRLANFVEYLDRAGVRASSLHVIGFSLGAEAAGFAGKELRRKGVALGRITGLDPAYPGYSLSNSDGHLAKGDAIFVDVIHTNPGIFGFPQAIGDVDFYPNPGKWIQPGCWVDQLIINREFRFIYGCSHVRSWRLYAESVGNPLGFPATLCRDWKSATSDCQFQVHGYLGIRAGLQMAGKMYLETNQSPPFAKNGP encoded by the exons ATGCCTGTAAGTCCGTCTGTTTGTAAACTGGCCTCATTTTTTATAG GAATAGCAGAAATATGGTACATGTCAGCCCCGGTGGGGGAGTGTGATCATTGCTGTCCACGTGATGATTCCACTGACATTCAGTACCAATTGTTCACCAG ATTGAATCCGACACGATACCAGGTAATACCAGTTGGCCTCCAGAATGGCTTAGGTGTGACTTCGTTTAACTTCTCAAACCCCACCGTGCTGTACCTGATGGGGTTTTCCGAATCTACGAGAGGAGTCAGTACTACTACTCTTAGAAATG cGTATCTAAATTCCGGCCATTATAACTTCATAGCTGTAGATTGGTCTCGTCTCATTGTTTTCCCTTG GTATGTGACAGCAGTTCGAAACACGCGTTACATGGGAAAGCGTTTAGCTAATTTCGTTGAATATCTGGACCGGGCGGGGGTGAGAGCGTCATCGTTGCACGTCATAGGGTTCTCATTAGGAGCGGAGGCCGCGGGGTTTGCCGGCAAAGAGCTTAGAAGAAAAGGTGTTGCTTTGGGTAGAATAACAG GTTTAGACCCGGCTTATCCTGGTTACAGTCTGTCCAATAGTGACGGGCATCTTGCCAAGGGTGACGCCATTTTCGTGGACGTGATCCACACGAATCCTGGCATATTTGGCTTCCCTCAAGCAATAGGGGATGTGGATTTCTACCCTAATCCTGGCAAGTGGATCCAGCCGGGCTGTTGGGTAGACCAGCTTATTATAAATAGGGAATTTAGGTTTATTT ATGGTTGCAGTCACGTCCGATCGTGGAGGCTTTACGCAGAGTCAGTGGGCAACCCTTTAGGCTTCCCGGCGACTCTGTGCCGAGATTGGAAGTCGGCCACCAGTGACTGTCAATTCCAAGTACACGGGTATTTAGGAATAAGGGCCGGATTGCA AATGGCGGGGAAAATGTATTTAGAAACAAACCAGAGTCCGCCATTCGCCAAAAATGGACCCTAG